Proteins co-encoded in one Halorussus vallis genomic window:
- a CDS encoding potassium channel family protein, producing the protein MRLVIVGAGRVGFRTARILQEEGHEAVIVENDPEKADRARDEGFLVIEGDGASEEVLEQADLQTVDAVGGLTGDLNVNFAACMIGKHYGCRTVLRIDEDYREDIYHKFADDVDDVVYPERLGAAGAKTALLGGDFNVIADLTAGLQLTTLKVAEDAPIVGERVSDLELPEEARVYAHGRDRERMTIPLPGTTVEANDRLAIIARREALERVRTGLQGGTAEAGD; encoded by the coding sequence ATGCGACTAGTTATCGTCGGTGCGGGACGCGTCGGGTTCCGGACCGCCCGCATCCTGCAGGAGGAGGGACACGAGGCCGTCATCGTCGAGAACGACCCGGAGAAGGCCGACCGCGCTCGGGACGAGGGGTTCCTGGTCATCGAGGGTGACGGGGCGAGCGAGGAGGTGCTCGAACAGGCCGACCTCCAAACCGTCGACGCGGTCGGCGGACTGACCGGCGACCTGAACGTCAACTTCGCGGCGTGCATGATCGGCAAACACTACGGCTGTCGCACTGTCCTGCGCATCGACGAGGACTACCGCGAGGACATCTACCACAAGTTCGCGGACGACGTCGACGACGTGGTCTACCCCGAGCGACTCGGTGCGGCCGGAGCCAAGACCGCGCTGCTCGGCGGCGACTTCAACGTCATCGCCGACCTCACGGCGGGCCTGCAACTGACGACGCTCAAGGTCGCCGAGGACGCCCCGATAGTCGGCGAACGGGTTTCGGACCTCGAACTCCCCGAAGAGGCTCGCGTGTACGCTCACGGCCGCGACCGCGAGCGCATGACCATTCCGCTGCCCGGCACGACCGTCGAGGCGAACGACCGCCTGGCCATCATCGCCAGGCGGGAGGCGCTCGAGCGGGTCCGCACGGGGCTCCAGGGCGGAACCGCCGAAGCCGGCGACTGA
- a CDS encoding response regulator has protein sequence MSDEPTVLVVDDNRPLADGFAKILEDEYEVLTAYGGEEALNLLDDSIDAVLLDRRLPDIPGDDVLREIRTGDYDCRVAVVSAADPNSDLDCEAYLTKPVWGSDVLRDTVTDLLDEDGRSTDGGNRTQTV, from the coding sequence ATGTCTGATGAACCTACTGTACTGGTGGTCGACGACAACCGACCGCTGGCCGACGGATTCGCCAAGATACTCGAAGACGAGTACGAGGTGCTGACCGCCTACGGCGGTGAGGAAGCCCTGAACCTGCTCGACGACTCCATAGATGCGGTTCTGCTGGACCGCCGGCTGCCCGACATCCCGGGCGACGACGTCCTCCGGGAGATTCGCACCGGCGACTACGACTGCCGGGTCGCGGTCGTCTCCGCGGCCGACCCGAACTCCGATTTGGACTGCGAGGCGTATCTGACCAAGCCCGTCTGGGGGTCGGACGTGCTTCGGGACACCGTCACCGACCTGCTCGACGAGGACGGCCGGTCGACCGACGGCGGCAACCGCACTCAGACCGTGTGA